The following coding sequences lie in one Flavobacterium sediminis genomic window:
- the cas2 gene encoding CRISPR-associated endonuclease Cas2 yields MYEDRFSRLNQYRSLWILVFFDLPTETKKDRQIATRFRKHLLDDGFAMFQFSIYMRFCASKENADVHVKRLKNHLPPHGKIGFMQVTDKQFGMMEIFYGKKSVEPDQPNQQLELF; encoded by the coding sequence ATGTATGAAGACCGTTTTTCAAGACTTAATCAATACCGTAGTTTGTGGATCTTAGTTTTTTTTGATTTGCCCACAGAGACCAAAAAAGACCGGCAAATTGCAACCCGTTTCCGAAAACATCTTTTAGATGACGGATTTGCCATGTTCCAATTTTCAATTTATATGCGTTTTTGTGCCAGCAAAGAGAATGCCGATGTACATGTCAAACGTTTAAAGAACCATTTGCCGCCACACGGAAAAATAGGTTTTATGCAGGTCACTGACAAACAATTCGGGATGATGGAAATTTTTTACGGCAAAAAATCGGTAGAGCCGGATCAACCCAACCAACAATTAGAGCTATTTTAG
- the cas1 gene encoding type II CRISPR-associated endonuclease Cas1, producing MIKRTLFFGNPAYLSTKNEQLVVNYPDEEQATKTVPIEDIGVIVMENQQITVTNGLLEKLTYNNVALINCNQQHLPIGLLMPLNGHSEQSERFRTQIGASLPLKKNLWQQTVSAKILNQAGILQEKGIPVKNMQHWAKNVTSGDTQNHEARAAAYYWQNLFPIEGFNRQQNGIPPNNLLNYGYAILRGITARALVSSGMHPTFGIFHRNKYNAYCLADDIMEPYRPYVDWIVTDIVNQQGIPEQLTTEFKKQLLGIITIDVKLDGKRSPLMVAMSRTTNSLYECFSGSARKILYPEYV from the coding sequence ATGATCAAACGAACCCTCTTTTTCGGTAACCCGGCCTATCTCAGTACCAAAAACGAACAATTAGTGGTCAACTATCCCGATGAGGAACAAGCTACTAAAACCGTTCCTATTGAAGACATCGGGGTTATCGTTATGGAAAACCAACAGATTACCGTGACCAACGGACTGCTGGAAAAACTCACCTATAATAATGTGGCACTTATCAATTGTAATCAGCAGCATTTGCCCATCGGCTTACTGATGCCGTTAAACGGTCATAGCGAACAATCGGAACGCTTTCGCACGCAAATCGGAGCTTCCTTGCCTTTAAAAAAGAATTTGTGGCAGCAAACGGTTTCTGCTAAAATACTGAATCAGGCAGGCATTTTACAGGAAAAAGGAATCCCTGTTAAAAACATGCAACATTGGGCAAAAAATGTAACTTCGGGAGATACACAGAACCACGAAGCCCGGGCAGCCGCTTATTACTGGCAAAATTTGTTTCCTATAGAAGGCTTTAACCGCCAGCAAAACGGTATACCTCCCAACAATCTGTTGAATTACGGTTATGCTATTTTAAGAGGAATTACAGCCCGTGCCTTGGTAAGCTCCGGAATGCACCCTACTTTCGGGATCTTCCACCGCAACAAATACAACGCCTATTGCCTGGCAGATGATATTATGGAACCCTACCGTCCGTATGTTGATTGGATCGTAACGGATATCGTGAACCAACAAGGCATACCGGAGCAACTGACCACTGAGTTCAAAAAACAATTATTGGGGATCATTACTATAGATGTAAAACTGGACGGTAAACGAAGTCCGCTGATGGTAGCTATGAGCCGAACGACGAATTCACTTTACGAATGTTTCAGTGGTTCGGCGCGAAAAATTTTATATCCGGAATATGTATGA
- a CDS encoding phospholipase D-like domain-containing protein, whose product MRKKHLNYFINLLLLTIIAKTYGQEKRVLPLENTPIEMYVFSNTPQPMSNISAHFIILPEDVSLENGSQTDLIKNEKIEFATDYSFYYYLKIPQNILHSHEVIRFLETIVKETFDRDFFNRNKVHLYLKNTNILFNCSDLDSLNTYFASIWVSKTNPVYNCHKDFIADIASTNLRAKKRNSTTSVSYETVTTNKAQEVQENNEFLNSLSKLSRKVQFSFAIGYNTINKNYQTEFDQETLIDFSELNTIWTINAGYMFSKKWGSLFNLNFLNKKESSDQEYKTTYNNIIISGNGSGAGMVKFGLGLRFIPYSHKRWSITTDLTYGLLTAKAGGGSGNITIYSGGTYSDIERVEKEEKTNYTDLTVSTNYKLGKVVFLYSSFNYSFSKFDNAIGSVKGFTGYTISLGLGFNF is encoded by the coding sequence ATGAGAAAAAAACACCTGAACTATTTTATCAATCTACTCCTCCTTACTATTATAGCAAAAACCTACGGACAGGAAAAAAGGGTCCTCCCGTTAGAAAATACTCCGATTGAAATGTATGTGTTCTCTAACACACCTCAACCGATGTCTAATATCAGTGCTCATTTTATCATTTTACCGGAAGATGTTTCTTTAGAAAACGGATCGCAAACGGATCTAATCAAAAATGAAAAAATAGAATTCGCTACCGACTATAGTTTTTATTACTATCTGAAAATTCCGCAAAACATTCTTCATTCCCATGAAGTTATCCGTTTTTTAGAAACTATTGTAAAAGAAACTTTTGACCGGGACTTTTTCAACAGGAATAAAGTTCATCTATACCTGAAGAATACGAATATTCTTTTTAATTGTAGTGATTTGGACAGCTTAAACACTTACTTTGCCAGTATTTGGGTTTCTAAAACCAATCCTGTCTATAACTGTCATAAAGACTTTATAGCAGATATTGCCAGTACTAATCTGAGAGCTAAAAAAAGAAACAGCACTACTTCCGTTTCCTACGAGACCGTAACAACTAACAAAGCTCAGGAAGTTCAGGAAAATAACGAATTCCTAAATTCTTTGAGTAAATTAAGTCGAAAAGTACAATTCTCTTTTGCAATTGGCTATAATACGATCAATAAAAACTACCAAACAGAATTTGATCAGGAAACATTGATCGATTTCAGCGAACTCAATACCATTTGGACCATTAACGCCGGTTATATGTTCTCAAAAAAATGGGGCAGTTTATTCAATCTGAATTTTCTGAATAAAAAAGAAAGTTCCGATCAGGAATACAAAACCACTTACAACAACATTATTATTTCGGGTAACGGAAGTGGTGCCGGTATGGTCAAATTCGGATTAGGCTTGCGTTTCATTCCTTATAGTCACAAAAGATGGAGTATAACGACTGACCTGACGTATGGTTTACTAACCGCTAAGGCCGGAGGTGGTTCCGGTAACATAACCATTTATAGCGGCGGAACGTATAGTGATATTGAACGAGTAGAAAAGGAAGAAAAAACAAACTACACTGATCTAACTGTCAGCACAAACTACAAATTAGGGAAAGTTGTCTTTCTGTATAGCAGTTTCAACTATTCTTTTTCTAAATTTGATAATGCTATAGGATCTGTAAAAGGTTTTACCGGTTATACTATTTCTTTAGGACTAGGATTCAATTTTTAA